One Phycisphaerae bacterium RAS2 DNA window includes the following coding sequences:
- the otsA gene encoding Trehalose-phosphate synthase: protein MRRPRKKTPRRRAKRRILIVANRLPVMKVRRGGKVHWDPSPGGLVSAMAPVLATHRGEWVGWSGVAGPSPRRLTNDGLRIYPVPLTVADVEKYYLGFSNATIWPLYHDAVRTPVFNARWWKPYVDVNARFARTAAAHAQRGETVWVHDYQLQLVPRMLRELRPDLRIGYFLHIPFPPDELFAWLPWRREILEGLLGADLIGFQTTADARDFSRAAREFTVASGTDSSLQFKGRHIDIGAYPISIDAKWIEQQATEPATLRQAQAIRRSIGASRKLLLSVDRLDYTKGIDQRLRAFELLLRSGDVTVHDCVLMQVAVPSRETVAEYREQRENIERIVGRINGEFSVPGRVPVHYFRRGLSREELVAYYLAADVMVVTPLKDGMNLVAKEYVAARRDNTGVLMLSEFTGAARELRQALLVNPHDIDAMVHTLHAAMELPRSEARTRMAAMRANVRRHDVHAWARNFLRILEG from the coding sequence ATGCGCCGACCTCGAAAAAAAACACCCCGCCGTCGCGCAAAACGGCGGATTCTCATCGTGGCCAATCGGCTTCCGGTGATGAAGGTACGCCGCGGGGGAAAGGTGCATTGGGATCCCTCGCCGGGCGGGCTGGTCTCGGCCATGGCGCCGGTGCTTGCGACGCATCGCGGTGAATGGGTCGGCTGGTCGGGCGTGGCGGGCCCCAGTCCCCGCCGCCTGACGAATGACGGGTTGCGCATCTACCCGGTGCCGCTGACCGTCGCCGACGTGGAGAAATACTACCTCGGTTTTTCGAATGCGACGATTTGGCCGCTTTACCACGATGCCGTGCGCACGCCGGTCTTCAACGCCCGGTGGTGGAAGCCCTATGTGGACGTGAACGCGCGGTTCGCGCGGACAGCGGCCGCACATGCCCAGCGCGGCGAGACGGTGTGGGTTCACGATTACCAATTGCAACTGGTGCCTCGCATGTTGCGCGAGTTGCGACCCGATCTGCGCATCGGTTACTTCCTGCATATTCCATTTCCGCCGGATGAACTCTTTGCGTGGCTCCCGTGGCGGCGCGAGATTCTGGAGGGGCTGCTGGGGGCGGACTTGATCGGCTTTCAGACGACGGCCGACGCGAGGGACTTTTCCCGTGCGGCGCGAGAATTCACGGTCGCTTCGGGGACCGACAGCAGCCTGCAGTTCAAGGGTCGGCACATCGATATTGGCGCTTATCCGATTTCGATTGACGCCAAATGGATCGAGCAGCAGGCGACCGAGCCGGCGACACTGCGCCAGGCGCAGGCAATCCGTCGATCCATTGGGGCATCGCGCAAGCTGCTATTGAGCGTGGATCGACTGGATTACACGAAGGGGATCGATCAACGACTGCGCGCCTTCGAGTTGCTTCTGCGAAGTGGAGACGTAACGGTCCACGATTGCGTGCTGATGCAGGTGGCGGTGCCGAGCCGCGAGACGGTGGCCGAATATCGCGAGCAGCGCGAAAACATCGAGCGGATCGTCGGACGGATCAACGGAGAGTTCAGCGTGCCGGGCCGGGTTCCCGTTCACTATTTCCGCCGCGGTCTCTCGCGCGAGGAACTGGTCGCCTATTACCTGGCTGCGGACGTGATGGTCGTAACGCCGCTGAAAGACGGAATGAACCTCGTCGCCAAGGAATACGTCGCAGCGCGGCGGGACAACACCGGCGTATTGATGTTGAGCGAGTTCACCGGCGCGGCCCGCGAGTTGCGGCAGGCCCTGCTGGTCAACCCGCACGACATCGACGCCATGGTGCACACGTTGCACGCTGCAATGGAACTGCCGCGAAGCGAAGCCCGGACGCGCATGGCCGCCATGCGAGCCAACGTCCGTCGGCACGACGTGCATGCTTGGGCGCGCAATTTTCTTCGCATTCTGGAGGGGTAG
- a CDS encoding Methylmalonyl-CoA carboxyltransferase 12S subunit, producing MDILPTQIRTSDPTFAENAAHLRSLVDELKSKLAAVKLGGGEAAVQKHRARGKLFVRDRIERLIDPDSPFLEFSALAASEMYDGEAPGAGMVSGIGRVSSRECVIVANDATVKGGTYYPITVKKHLRAQEIAQENHLPCIYLVDSGGAFLPLQADVFPDKEHFGRIFFNQAQMSARNIPQIAVVLGSCTAGGAYVPAMSDESVIVRNQGTIFLGGPPLVKAATGEEVTAEELGGADVHCRTSGVTDHYAQNDEDALAITRHIVEHLGAPRHTALKMMPPEDPAYDPAEIYGVIQKDIRKPYDVREIIARIVDGSRFHEFKALYGATVVCGFAHIWGYPVGIVGNNGVLFSESAQKAAHFIEMCSVRGVPLVFLQNITGFMVGKAYESGGIAKDGAKMVAAVSNAAVPKFTIIIGGSYGAGNYGMCGRAYSPRMLWMWPNARISVMGGEQAANVLLTVKKDQLAREKKKAMTAAEEEAFKRPTLEKYAHESSAYYSTARLWDDGVIDPIDTRRVLALGIAASLNAPFPRRRVGVFRM from the coding sequence ATGGACATTCTTCCGACGCAAATACGAACAAGCGACCCCACATTTGCCGAGAACGCCGCGCACCTGCGCAGCCTCGTGGACGAACTCAAATCGAAACTCGCGGCCGTCAAGCTCGGCGGCGGCGAGGCGGCGGTGCAGAAGCATCGCGCCCGCGGCAAGCTGTTCGTACGCGATCGCATCGAACGGCTGATCGACCCGGACAGCCCCTTTCTGGAGTTCAGCGCCCTGGCGGCGTCGGAGATGTACGACGGCGAAGCGCCCGGGGCGGGAATGGTCTCCGGCATCGGCCGGGTCAGCAGCCGCGAATGCGTGATCGTCGCCAATGATGCGACGGTGAAGGGCGGTACGTATTACCCCATCACAGTGAAGAAGCACCTTCGGGCGCAGGAGATCGCGCAGGAAAACCACCTGCCGTGCATCTACCTCGTGGATTCAGGCGGAGCGTTTCTGCCGCTGCAGGCCGACGTCTTTCCCGACAAGGAACACTTCGGGCGGATCTTTTTCAACCAGGCGCAAATGTCGGCTCGGAACATCCCGCAGATCGCCGTCGTGCTCGGCTCCTGCACCGCGGGCGGGGCGTATGTCCCCGCGATGAGCGATGAATCGGTGATTGTCCGAAACCAGGGGACGATCTTTCTCGGTGGTCCGCCGCTGGTGAAGGCCGCGACCGGCGAAGAAGTCACGGCGGAAGAACTTGGCGGGGCCGACGTTCACTGTCGCACAAGCGGCGTGACCGATCATTACGCGCAGAACGACGAGGACGCGCTGGCCATCACGCGGCACATCGTTGAGCATCTCGGCGCGCCGCGACACACCGCGTTGAAGATGATGCCGCCGGAAGATCCGGCCTACGACCCGGCTGAAATCTACGGCGTGATTCAGAAAGACATCCGCAAGCCCTACGACGTGCGCGAGATCATCGCGCGGATCGTGGACGGCAGCCGGTTTCACGAGTTCAAAGCGCTGTATGGTGCGACGGTTGTGTGCGGCTTCGCGCACATCTGGGGCTACCCCGTCGGCATCGTCGGCAACAACGGCGTGCTGTTCAGCGAAAGCGCGCAAAAGGCGGCGCACTTCATTGAGATGTGCAGCGTGCGCGGCGTGCCGCTTGTTTTCCTGCAAAACATCACCGGCTTCATGGTCGGCAAAGCGTACGAGTCCGGCGGCATCGCCAAGGACGGCGCGAAGATGGTCGCCGCGGTCAGCAACGCGGCCGTGCCGAAGTTCACGATCATCATCGGCGGGTCGTACGGCGCGGGGAATTACGGCATGTGCGGCCGAGCGTACAGCCCGCGCATGCTGTGGATGTGGCCTAACGCGCGGATCAGCGTCATGGGCGGCGAGCAGGCGGCCAACGTGCTGCTGACGGTGAAGAAGGACCAGCTCGCGCGCGAGAAGAAGAAAGCGATGACCGCCGCGGAGGAGGAGGCATTCAAGCGCCCGACGCTGGAGAAGTACGCGCACGAGAGCAGCGCGTATTACAGCACGGCGCGCCTGTGGGACGACGGCGTGATCGATCCGATCGACACCCGCCGCGTGCTGGCGCTGGGCATCGCGGCGTCGTTGAATGCGCCGTTCCCCAGGCGTCGCGTCGGTGTATTCAGAATGTAG
- the obg_2 gene encoding GTPase Obg — translation MIFIDQAEIHVESGRGGDGCVSFRREKYVPKGGPDGGDGGDGGSVYVQVNEQLSTLVELTGKHHWKARPGQAGMGSNCTGKCGRDEIIEVPAGTMVYDRDSGSLLRDLVNPGERVCVARGGRGGRGNAKFASPTHQTPREFEHGQSSESRWLRLELKLIAECGVVGLPNAGKSTLLSRVSRARPKIADYPFTTLAPNLGIVSLPGYRQFVMADLPGLIEGAAQGHGLGQTFLRHAERTRVIVHLIDLFPVEGQPTPIEAYRIIRGELEQYSAALAAKPELIVANKLDLAGNSDPPELAELSQALGRPILGISGVSGRGVETLVNQIYDMIQTQRAAEPTNAF, via the coding sequence ATGATTTTCATCGATCAGGCGGAGATTCATGTCGAGTCAGGCCGCGGGGGCGACGGCTGCGTGAGCTTTCGGCGTGAGAAGTACGTCCCCAAGGGCGGACCCGACGGCGGCGACGGCGGCGACGGCGGCAGCGTCTATGTGCAGGTCAACGAACAATTATCGACGCTGGTAGAATTAACGGGCAAGCACCATTGGAAGGCCCGGCCCGGCCAAGCCGGCATGGGGTCCAACTGCACCGGCAAATGCGGGCGAGACGAAATCATCGAAGTCCCGGCCGGCACGATGGTCTATGACCGCGACAGCGGCTCGCTGTTGCGCGATCTCGTCAACCCCGGCGAGCGCGTCTGCGTGGCGCGCGGCGGGCGCGGCGGGCGCGGCAACGCCAAGTTCGCCTCACCGACGCATCAAACACCGCGCGAATTCGAACACGGGCAATCGAGCGAATCGCGCTGGCTGCGCCTGGAGCTGAAACTCATCGCGGAGTGCGGGGTCGTCGGCCTGCCCAACGCCGGCAAGAGCACGTTGCTGTCGCGCGTGTCACGCGCGCGGCCGAAGATCGCCGATTACCCTTTCACCACACTCGCACCGAACCTCGGCATCGTGTCGCTGCCTGGATATCGACAATTTGTGATGGCCGACCTGCCGGGGCTGATCGAGGGCGCGGCCCAGGGGCACGGCCTGGGGCAGACGTTCCTGCGACACGCCGAGCGCACGCGCGTCATTGTGCACCTGATTGATTTGTTTCCGGTCGAAGGCCAGCCGACGCCGATCGAAGCCTATCGCATTATCCGGGGCGAGCTGGAGCAATACAGCGCGGCGCTGGCCGCCAAGCCCGAATTGATCGTCGCGAACAAGCTTGACCTCGCCGGCAACTCGGACCCGCCCGAACTCGCCGAGCTGTCGCAGGCGCTGGGCCGACCGATTCTCGGCATCTCCGGCGTGAGCGGCCGCGGCGTCGAAACGCTGGTCAATCAAATCTACGACATGATTCAGACCCAGCGCGCGGCCGAACCAACCAACGCGTTCTGA
- the rpmA gene encoding 50S ribosomal protein L27, whose translation MAHKKGQGSTRNGRDSNPKYLGVKRYDGETVTVGTILVRQRGTPIRPGMYVGHGRDDTLFALRAGKVVFKSGKVSIEPSAESN comes from the coding sequence ATGGCACATAAGAAGGGACAGGGCTCCACTCGCAACGGTCGCGACAGCAATCCGAAGTACCTCGGCGTCAAGCGGTACGACGGCGAGACGGTCACGGTCGGCACGATTCTTGTGCGCCAGCGCGGCACGCCGATCCGCCCGGGGATGTACGTCGGTCACGGTCGCGACGACACGTTGTTCGCCCTGCGCGCCGGCAAGGTGGTCTTCAAGTCGGGCAAGGTTTCGATCGAGCCGTCGGCCGAGTCGAACTAG
- the trpF_2 gene encoding N-(5'-phosphoribosyl)anthranilate isomerase yields the protein MVRIKICGITRSQDAVAAAEAGADAIGLVFARSPRRVTLAVAKRIVRALPPWVSAVGVFVNAKPAAIRRTLDATGIGEAQLHGDESPQILCAMKGVRVIRALRVRGEGVLDELVRWHNAGASGVLLDSFDAAARGGSGRRFDWGLMESLRSGGTLPEGLRLILAGGLTPDNVEAGIRAVRPWGVDVSSGVETRPGVKRDELIQRFVEAARRAGDNRRVNR from the coding sequence ATGGTGCGGATTAAAATCTGTGGAATCACGCGGTCGCAGGACGCGGTCGCCGCCGCCGAGGCCGGCGCGGACGCGATCGGGCTGGTTTTCGCGCGGTCACCGCGACGCGTCACGCTCGCCGTCGCGAAGAGAATCGTGCGCGCGCTGCCGCCGTGGGTGTCGGCCGTGGGGGTGTTTGTGAATGCGAAGCCCGCGGCGATCCGCCGGACCCTGGATGCAACAGGCATCGGCGAGGCGCAGCTGCACGGAGATGAGTCGCCGCAAATCCTTTGCGCCATGAAAGGCGTGCGGGTCATTCGTGCGCTTCGCGTGAGGGGCGAGGGTGTTCTCGATGAGCTTGTCCGATGGCACAACGCGGGCGCGTCGGGCGTGTTACTCGACTCGTTTGACGCCGCCGCGCGCGGCGGAAGCGGCAGGCGTTTTGACTGGGGGCTGATGGAATCCCTTCGTTCAGGCGGCACGCTGCCGGAAGGCCTTCGGCTGATTCTCGCGGGCGGGCTGACGCCTGATAATGTCGAGGCGGGGATTCGCGCGGTGCGGCCGTGGGGTGTGGATGTGTCGAGCGGCGTCGAGACTCGCCCGGGGGTCAAGCGTGACGAACTGATTCAGCGATTTGTGGAGGCGGCGCGCCGCGCGGGCGATAATCGACGCGTCAACCGTTGA
- the recJ gene encoding Single-stranded-DNA-specific exonuclease RecJ codes for MPMDWVIAAPAPGKDALAAALRISPVVAQVLCNRGITDEAGARKFLKPAASDLFAPERLPGAMPAAERIVRAVRDKKKIVIYGDYDVDGVTGTAILWHAIRLAGGAAEFYIPHRLEEGYGLNVAAIETLAAEGAELIVSVDCGVTAVEAAARARALGVELIITDHHQPQVDETGAVTLPDAQIVHPGLASLVADGGAAYENPNLSGAGVALKVAWAIGQVCGGQAKVTPAFREFLVDAMALAALGTVADVVPLLGENRLITANGLLGLRTCKLPGVRALIASSGLGGQAISGYDIGFKLGPRLNAIGRMGHARLAVDLFTRADEALAAEIAANLEQQNRARQSMERKIAAQAKEMVVAQKQDADHVRAVVLASEGWHAGVIGIVASRIADAFGRPAVMIAVDNGTGQGSARSVRNFSLVEALADCRGHLLSFGGHAMAAGLKIATDKIDAFREAFQARAARALTHNDLTPRLHLDDEVQLNQLDESLVADLGRLEPLGAGNPAAKLATGWLDVVGEPRLVGNGERHMQVTVSDGRRTCKAIAFGMAEFRPMLLDHRRCRIAFKPTLNEWNGRRSVEMQVVDFQFPAK; via the coding sequence ATGCCCATGGATTGGGTCATCGCAGCACCGGCGCCCGGCAAGGACGCCCTCGCCGCGGCGCTGCGAATCTCGCCAGTCGTGGCGCAGGTCCTTTGCAACCGCGGCATCACGGACGAAGCCGGCGCGCGGAAGTTCCTCAAGCCCGCCGCGTCCGATCTTTTCGCCCCCGAACGCCTGCCCGGAGCGATGCCCGCCGCCGAGCGCATCGTGCGGGCCGTCCGCGATAAAAAGAAAATTGTCATCTACGGAGACTACGACGTCGACGGCGTCACCGGCACAGCCATCCTTTGGCACGCGATCCGCCTCGCCGGCGGCGCGGCCGAGTTCTACATCCCGCATCGCCTCGAAGAAGGGTATGGCCTGAACGTCGCCGCGATCGAGACGCTCGCCGCCGAAGGGGCCGAGTTGATTGTCTCCGTCGATTGCGGGGTCACGGCGGTCGAAGCGGCCGCCCGGGCGCGCGCGCTGGGCGTTGAGCTGATCATCACCGATCACCACCAGCCGCAGGTTGATGAAACCGGCGCGGTGACGTTGCCCGATGCGCAGATCGTTCACCCCGGTCTGGCGTCGCTCGTCGCCGATGGCGGCGCTGCGTATGAGAATCCGAATCTCTCCGGCGCGGGCGTCGCGCTCAAGGTCGCCTGGGCCATCGGTCAGGTTTGTGGCGGGCAGGCGAAGGTCACGCCGGCTTTTCGCGAGTTTCTCGTGGACGCGATGGCCCTGGCCGCGCTGGGGACCGTGGCCGATGTGGTTCCGCTGCTGGGTGAGAACCGACTCATCACCGCGAACGGGCTGCTCGGTCTGCGCACGTGCAAACTGCCCGGCGTGCGCGCGCTGATCGCATCGAGCGGCCTGGGCGGGCAGGCCATCAGCGGCTACGACATCGGCTTCAAGCTCGGCCCCCGGCTCAACGCGATCGGCCGCATGGGGCACGCGCGGCTCGCCGTGGATCTTTTCACGCGCGCCGACGAGGCACTGGCCGCCGAGATCGCTGCGAACCTCGAACAGCAGAACCGCGCGCGGCAGTCCATGGAGCGAAAGATCGCCGCGCAGGCGAAGGAGATGGTCGTCGCCCAGAAGCAGGATGCCGACCACGTTCGCGCCGTGGTGCTGGCGTCAGAAGGATGGCACGCCGGCGTCATCGGCATCGTCGCATCGCGCATCGCCGACGCGTTCGGCCGGCCGGCCGTGATGATCGCCGTGGACAACGGCACGGGGCAAGGCTCGGCGCGGAGCGTGCGGAACTTTTCACTCGTCGAAGCGCTCGCTGATTGCCGCGGGCATTTGTTGAGCTTCGGCGGGCATGCCATGGCCGCGGGCTTGAAGATTGCAACCGACAAGATCGACGCGTTTCGCGAGGCGTTTCAGGCCCGTGCGGCCCGGGCGCTCACGCACAACGACCTCACACCGCGCCTGCACCTCGACGATGAAGTGCAACTGAACCAGCTCGATGAGTCGCTCGTGGCCGACCTGGGCCGGCTCGAACCGCTCGGTGCCGGCAACCCCGCGGCGAAGCTCGCCACCGGCTGGCTCGATGTCGTCGGCGAACCGCGACTCGTCGGCAACGGTGAGCGGCACATGCAAGTCACCGTCAGCGACGGCCGCCGCACCTGCAAAGCCATCGCCTTCGGCATGGCGGAGTTTCGGCCGATGCTGCTGGACCACCGCCGCTGCCGCATCGCCTTCAAGCCGACGCTGAACGAGTGGAACGGCCGCCGCAGTGTCGAGATGCAGGTGGTGGATTTTCAGTTTCCGGCGAAATGA
- the ptrA_4 gene encoding Protease 3 precursor has translation MRRLLILALIGVFAVPVAAAERQYAFEQIELSNGMKVISLEDFSCPIVAVQVWYHVGAKNEEEGRQGFAHMFEHMMFRGTDRLNETAHFDNIRRVGGDCNAYTSFDQTVYVQEVPSNQLELVLWLESERMAFLKIDQNGFDTERKVVEEELRQGHNRPYGRVPEKLLAEIYGDKPYGWTPGGQIPHLRKTPLEDISAFWDKYYLPSNATLVVVGAVKHAEVQGLAKKYFDWIPGGPKPKPVMAPPVKQSKPRAVTIKEDKGPLPILGMVYRTVPMTHPDALPLQMCLGILGGGESSRLYQDIVKDKKIAQVALGGAFALEADGFAGAGGVLLPLVGKKKELVQTIREHIKKIRSESVTEDELTKMKNQMRRGEIGASMSVASKAGQLGQYAVLFGDAERINKRLAEIDAVTVADIQRVAKKYLIDKHRIDISVDPNVAGALGSLFGGKDGEDEGPEPPKLENRIAKRTGPKAEAKRPDGFPDQPPAGKMMDDLPPIPYAEKKLDNGLRVAVVGNQEVPMVTMVLGIKSGAWTEKLPGTAMSAMAMLTQGTKTRTAKQLAETLEFNAISLGGSADMDTARLTCSAMLPQLDLAGELFADVLRNPSFPKDEFTIMQQQQKMGMLVSTKTPEYLAEREMRRQMYGGHPYSRTPSGELEDLDAVTIDALREWWAEHVRPENCVLYFAGDITPEDAFKLAAKHLGDWKVEGKFTPPTLPEAPSAKQTHIYLVDRPGSVQSQIRIGHRSITRSDPAYFTSRVLSQIFGGGFNSRLNKAVRVEKGLTYGARGGFNARRFGGELQISTFTKTPSTAETVKVVMDEIDKMRAAPPEAGEMNDTKTYIVGSFPGDRETPEATVGDLWMIETQNLPSDYLQRLLKGVRETTADDVLGAAKSLIDPKNMTVIVVGEAKQIKNDLEKIAPVTVVNAPAGEYRSGEEKP, from the coding sequence ATGCGCCGGTTGCTGATTCTCGCTTTGATTGGTGTGTTTGCCGTCCCCGTTGCCGCGGCCGAACGGCAATATGCCTTTGAGCAGATCGAACTCTCCAACGGCATGAAAGTCATTTCGCTGGAGGACTTTTCCTGCCCCATCGTCGCCGTGCAGGTCTGGTATCACGTCGGGGCAAAGAATGAGGAAGAGGGGCGGCAGGGCTTCGCCCACATGTTCGAGCACATGATGTTCCGCGGGACCGACCGCCTCAACGAGACGGCGCACTTCGACAACATCCGCCGCGTCGGCGGCGACTGCAACGCCTACACCTCGTTCGATCAGACTGTCTATGTTCAGGAAGTCCCGTCGAACCAGCTCGAGCTTGTCCTCTGGCTTGAGTCCGAGCGGATGGCGTTTCTCAAGATCGACCAGAACGGTTTCGATACCGAGCGCAAGGTCGTGGAAGAAGAGCTGCGCCAAGGGCACAATCGCCCCTATGGCCGCGTGCCGGAAAAACTGCTCGCCGAAATCTACGGCGACAAGCCCTACGGCTGGACGCCCGGCGGGCAGATTCCGCACCTGCGCAAGACCCCGCTGGAAGACATTTCCGCGTTCTGGGACAAGTACTACCTTCCGAGCAATGCGACGCTCGTGGTCGTCGGCGCGGTGAAGCACGCCGAGGTGCAGGGCCTCGCGAAGAAGTATTTTGACTGGATTCCCGGCGGGCCGAAGCCCAAGCCGGTGATGGCGCCGCCCGTCAAACAATCCAAGCCGCGTGCCGTGACGATCAAAGAGGACAAGGGCCCGCTGCCGATCCTCGGCATGGTCTATCGCACCGTGCCCATGACCCATCCCGACGCGCTGCCGCTCCAGATGTGCCTCGGCATTCTCGGCGGCGGAGAGTCGAGCCGGCTGTATCAGGACATCGTGAAGGACAAGAAGATTGCACAGGTGGCGCTGGGCGGGGCGTTCGCGCTGGAGGCCGACGGGTTCGCGGGCGCGGGCGGCGTGTTGCTGCCGCTGGTGGGCAAGAAGAAGGAGTTGGTTCAGACCATCCGCGAGCACATCAAGAAGATTCGCAGCGAATCGGTCACCGAGGACGAACTCACGAAGATGAAAAATCAGATGCGCCGCGGCGAAATCGGCGCGTCGATGTCGGTCGCCAGCAAGGCCGGCCAGCTCGGACAGTATGCCGTCCTGTTTGGCGACGCCGAGCGAATCAACAAGCGCCTCGCCGAGATCGACGCCGTGACCGTGGCGGACATTCAACGCGTCGCGAAAAAGTACCTGATTGACAAGCATCGCATCGACATCAGCGTCGATCCGAACGTCGCGGGGGCGCTTGGCTCGCTGTTTGGCGGCAAGGATGGCGAGGATGAAGGACCCGAGCCGCCCAAGCTCGAGAACCGCATCGCGAAGCGCACCGGTCCCAAGGCCGAGGCGAAGCGCCCCGATGGCTTTCCCGATCAGCCGCCGGCCGGCAAGATGATGGACGACCTGCCGCCGATTCCCTATGCCGAAAAGAAACTCGACAACGGTTTGCGTGTCGCCGTCGTCGGCAACCAGGAAGTGCCGATGGTCACGATGGTGCTGGGCATCAAGAGCGGCGCCTGGACGGAGAAGCTCCCCGGCACGGCCATGTCCGCCATGGCCATGTTGACGCAGGGCACCAAGACGCGCACGGCCAAGCAACTCGCCGAGACGCTGGAGTTCAACGCGATCTCACTGGGCGGATCGGCCGACATGGACACGGCGCGGCTCACCTGTTCGGCGATGTTGCCGCAGCTGGACCTCGCGGGCGAGTTGTTCGCCGACGTGCTGCGCAACCCGAGCTTCCCGAAGGACGAGTTCACGATCATGCAGCAGCAGCAGAAGATGGGCATGCTCGTCTCCACGAAGACGCCCGAGTACCTCGCCGAGCGCGAGATGCGACGGCAGATGTACGGCGGCCATCCGTACTCGCGCACGCCCTCGGGCGAACTCGAAGACCTCGACGCTGTGACGATCGACGCCCTGCGCGAATGGTGGGCCGAGCATGTGCGACCGGAGAATTGCGTGCTGTACTTCGCCGGCGACATCACGCCGGAGGATGCCTTCAAGCTCGCGGCCAAGCACCTGGGCGACTGGAAGGTCGAGGGCAAATTCACGCCGCCGACCCTGCCCGAGGCCCCGAGCGCCAAGCAGACGCACATCTACCTTGTCGATCGGCCCGGCAGCGTGCAGAGCCAGATTCGCATCGGCCATCGCAGCATCACGCGAAGCGACCCGGCGTATTTCACGAGTCGCGTGTTGAGCCAGATCTTCGGCGGCGGGTTCAACAGCCGGCTGAACAAGGCGGTGCGGGTCGAGAAGGGGCTGACCTACGGCGCGCGCGGCGGGTTCAACGCGCGGCGATTCGGGGGTGAGCTGCAGATCAGTACGTTCACAAAGACGCCCAGCACGGCCGAGACGGTGAAGGTCGTGATGGATGAGATTGACAAGATGCGCGCGGCGCCGCCCGAAGCCGGCGAGATGAATGATACAAAGACCTACATTGTGGGCTCGTTCCCCGGCGATCGCGAGACGCCCGAGGCGACGGTCGGCGATCTCTGGATGATTGAGACGCAGAACCTGCCGAGCGATTACCTCCAGCGATTGCTCAAAGGCGTGCGTGAAACAACCGCGGATGACGTGCTCGGCGCGGCCAAATCGCTGATCGATCCGAAGAACATGACCGTGATCGTGGTCGGCGAGGCGAAGCAGATCAAGAACGATCTGGAAAAGATCGCGCCGGTGACAGTGGTGAATGCTCCGGCAGGGGAGTATAGGAGCGGAGAGGAGAAACCGTAG
- the blaI_3 gene encoding Penicillinase repressor, with the protein MKLSDAEWTVMNAVWDHSPVSGRDVLEAVEKKTRWAYTTVKSLLARLEEKGAVRMRKRGNTSYFEPAVSRDQARRSAVRSLLEKAFDGAAGSLVQHMLATERLSEKDRRKLAELISDMERESEATR; encoded by the coding sequence GTGAAGCTTAGCGACGCCGAATGGACCGTCATGAACGCCGTCTGGGACCACTCACCGGTCAGCGGGCGCGACGTGCTCGAAGCGGTTGAGAAAAAAACCCGCTGGGCCTACACAACTGTCAAATCCCTGCTCGCCCGGCTGGAGGAAAAGGGCGCCGTGCGCATGCGCAAGCGCGGCAACACGAGCTATTTTGAGCCGGCCGTGTCGCGCGATCAGGCCCGCCGGTCGGCTGTTCGCTCGCTTCTGGAAAAGGCGTTTGACGGCGCGGCGGGGTCGCTCGTCCAGCACATGCTTGCGACGGAGCGACTTAGCGAGAAGGACCGCCGGAAGCTGGCGGAGCTGATTTCTGATATGGAGCGCGAGTCGGAGGCGACCCGATGA